In Eubacteriales bacterium mix99, the DNA window ATCAATCAAATTCCTGCCTGCCCCGGCATGAATGCAAATTTTACATAACACTCGTAGAAATATAATACCACGCTCCGGGGAAAAAGCAAGAAAAAACTACCTTGCAGACTGTGCTGCCACCAGGCAGGTGGCACCATATTTCGCCCGCAGGCGCATCTTCTCAATCTTTCCGGTCGGATTACGGGGAACCTTGTCAAAAATGATTTTTTTGGGCCGTTTGTAACGGGGCAGGGAACTGCAATACTCCATGATCTCCCGTTCCGTGCCATGCCAGAAAGGCTTCCGCTCAATCACGGCAGCAGCAATCTCCCCCAGTCTGGAATCCGGCAGCCCGATGACAGCCACATCCCGGATTCCCCTGTGGGAACGGAGAAAATTTTCGATCTGTATCGGATACAGGTTTTCTCCCCCGCTGATAATCACATCTTTTTTGCGGTCGACCAGATAGATAAACCCGTCTTCATCCCTCCTGGCCATATCTCCTGTCCGGAGCCATCCGTCCCGGAGAACCGCAGCAGTTGCTTCCGGGTCCTTATAATAGCATTTCATGACGCCTGGCCCTTTCACCTCCAGCTCCCCCACTGCCCCGTCTGCAGCGGAATCCCCATTTTCATCAACAATCCTTGCATTCCAACGGTATCCCGGTTTTCCGATGGCACCGACTTTTTTTATGTTTTCCACACCGAGATGAATGCATCCGGGTCCGACGGATTCGCTCAGCCCATAATTGGTATCATACTGATGATTCGGGAAATATTTTTTCCAGCGGCGAATCAGGCTGGGAGGAACCGGCTGCGCGCCGATATGCATCAAACGCCAATGGGAAAGATCATAATCCGAAAGGTTTACTTCTCCCTGCTCTATGGCATCCAGAATATCCTGTGCCCAGGGAACCAGCAGCCAGACTATCGTGACTGCTTCTTCTGAAATGGTTCTCAGAATCCATTCCGGTTTCAATCCGCGCAGCAATACCGCCCTGCTCCCTGTCAGCAGGCTTCCAAACCAGTGCATTTTGGCGCCGGTGTGATACAGTGGCGGAATGCATAAAAAGTTATCCCCATGGGTTTGCCCATGATGCTTTTGTTCCGTATAGCAAGCCGACAGCAGATTTCCATGAGTATGGAGAATCGCTTTGGGAAAACCGGTGGTGCCGGATGAAAAATAGATGGCAGCTTCCTCTTCGTCCGCAATGGGAATCCCGGGATCCTCCGAACAGCAATTGGCAGTCAGACGATCATAGCTTTCGGCAAAAAGCGGTCGCTCCTCCCCTGCAAAAAACAGCAGGCGGACCTGCGGGATCTGATCCTGTATCGCTTCCATCCGATCGGTAAACTCGCTTCCAAAAACCAAAACCGAAGCATCGGACCGCTCCAGACAATATTTGATTTCCTCTGCCGTATAACGAAAATTCAAAGGCACGGCAACGGCTCCGGCCTTTAATATTCCAAAATAAATCGGAAGCCATTCCAGACAGTTCATCAGAAGAATCGCCGCCTTGTCCTCCTTGTGGATGCCTCTCTGAAGCAGGAGATTGGCAAACCGGTTCGCTTTCTCATCAAATACCTTCCAGGTCATTTCCCTCCGGTATTCCCCCGCAGGGCTGTTTTCAATCAGTTCATAGTCCATCCAGCGGACATGATGATACTCCTGAAGATCCATATTGATCTCCGTAAGACATTTTTCCTGCCCGTATTTCCGGGCATTAAAGGACAATAATTCTGTGACAGGCATACTATTCCTCCATCCTTCCATACTACAGGATCTGATATACTTTGCACTCCATACTACATAATCCCTACAGCCTTGATTATAAAGCATAATCCGCAGACTGGCAACGAAAAAATATCAGAATTTTGGATTTTCATTCATGTTTTATTCACCTTTTATTCACAGAAAATTCATGAAGAATCCCGCTTCCCAGCCGTATCTCCGGGACTTCGTTAACATACAGTTCACAATAGCAAAGTATAATATGGCTCATATGATATACAAAAACAGGAAAACTAACGAATAGAAACGAAAGAACCAACAAGGAGAATACAAAATGGCAAAATTAATTGGTATCGATCTGGGTACCACAAATTCCTGTGTGGCAACCATGGAGGGCAATGAATCCATTATCCTTCCAAATGCAGAAGGAGAGCGTACCACTCCATCCGTTGTTGCATTTTCCAAAACCGGCGAACGACTGGTTGGACAGCTTGCAAAACGCCAGGCAGTGATCAATCATGAACGGACCATCAGCTCAATCAAGCGTAAAATGGGCAGTGATTACCATGTTGCAATAGATGGCAAAAAATATTCCCCGCAGGAAATCTCCGCGATGATCCTGCAGAAGCTGAAAATCGATGCGGAAAGTTATCTGGGCGAGAAAGTAACAGATGCCGTCATTACCGTTCCTGCTTATTTTACGGATGCACAGCGGCAGGCCACCAAGGATGCCGGAAAGATTGCAGGTCTGAACGTGCAACGTATCATCAATGAGCCTACGGCAGCCGCACTGGCATATGGCGTGGACAAGGAAACGTCTCAGAAAGTCATGGTCTATGACCTGGGCGGAGGAACTTTCGATGTCTCCATTCTGGACATCAATAATGGGGTAATTGAGGTACTCGCCACAGCAGGAAACAACCAACTGGGAGGAGATGATTTTGACAATTGCATAGTGGATTATCTGATCAACGAGTTCAAAAGGGAACACCGTTTCAATCTTTCCAAGGATCCCACCGCACTGCAGCGTGTCCGGGAAGCGGCAGAAAAGGCCAAGATTGAATTAAGCGGCGTGACATCCACAACAATCAACCTTCCCTTCCTCGTTGCCAGGGGGAAGGAGCCGCTCCATATGAACATGACGCTGACCCGGGCAAAGTTTGACGAATTAACTTCCCATCTCGTTGATGCGACCATGAATCCGGTCCGTCAGGCCATGGAGGATTCGGGCCTTTCCAGGGATGCTGTCAGCAAGGTTCTGCTGGTAGGCGGATCCAGCCGGATTCCCGCTGTTCAGAAGGCAGTGCGGAATTTCACGGGGAAGGAGCCGTTCAAGGGAATCAATCCGGATGAGTGCGTTGCAATGGGTGCCGCATTGCAGGCCGGTGTTCTGGCAGGAGATGTAAAGAGCCTGCTGCTTCTGGACATCACGCCACTTTCCCTGGGGATTGAAACACTTGGCGGGGTCTATACAAAAATCATTGACCGCAACACCACTCTTCCGATCAAAAAAAGTCAGGTCTTCACCACTGCCGCCAACTTTCAAACCTCCGTGGACATCCACGTTTTGCAGGGCGAAAGGGAAATGGCAAAATATAACAAGACCCTGGGCCGGTTCAAGCTGAAGGGAATCCGTCGTGCTCCAAGAGGGGTGCCTCAGATTGAAGTAACCTTCAGCATTGATGCCAATGGGATTGTAAATGTATCTGCCAGGGACCTGGGAACCGGAAAGGCACAGGATATTACCATTACCGCTTCTTCCAACCTGAGCCAGGCGGAGATTGATCAGGCAGTACGCGATGCTCAGGAATACGCCGCCGAAGATACAAGGCACAAAGAAGAAGTCAACGCCCTGAATGAAGCAGAGCAATTGATCTACAGGGCGTCTGCCATTATGAAAAAGTTGGATAAAAATGACCGGGCGCAGCTGAAAGATGCTGTGAAGCGTACCCAAAAGTCAATGAAGAGCAAGGATAATTCGCAGGTCCTGGCTGCCTGTCAGGAGTTGTCCTCCGTTCTGGAGACCATGGAGCAGAAAGTCCCCCATGATACGAAAGAAAAGTGATCCCTGAGCCAGGATGGGAACAATATAGAAAAATGATGGAGTGGGTGATAACGTGTTCGGCTATATTGTTGCCAATATTGACAAACTGACTCCGGAGGAAAAAAAACGATATCGCGGTTGTTACTGTGGTTTGTGCAAGGCATTGGGAGATCGGCATGGTTTGATCAGCCGCATGACCCTGAATTATGATATGACCTTTCTGGTTCTGTTTTTGTCCTCCCTGTATGAGCCGAAGACCACCGTGAAAACCGAAAGATGCATGATACATCCCCTGAAGCCGCATGAATATTGGCAAAACGATGTGGCAGCCTATGCAGCCGATATGAACATCGTTTTATCCTATTACGATCTTCTCGATGACTGGAAGGACGATAAGAAAGTATTGTCCCTGCTGGAGTCCGGACTGCTGGAACAGGAATTTCAAAAGACGGTATCCCGGTATCCGGATAAATCCGCAGTGATCCAGGAAAACCTCAGGAAACTTTCCGACATGGAAATTTCCGGAGAAATCAATCCGGATCTCCCTGCAAATTGTTTTGGTGATATAATGGGAGAAGTATTTGTCCCGAAGCAGGATGAATTCTCTGAAAAACTACGGGCATTCGGAAAATCTCTCGGCAGGTTTATTTATATTATGGATGCCTGTCTGGATCTGGAATCCGATATCCGGAAAGAACGCTATAATCCCATGACAATGCATTCTTCAGAGGATTTTTCGTCCGTTCTCAATCTGATGATGGCAGACTGTACGGAACGATACAAAAGTCTTCCCCTGGACCGGGATCAAAATCTAATTGAAAATATCCTTTATTCCGGAGTGTGGACAAGACTGGTATTCAAAAACAAGAAGAGAAATGAGAGATTGAAAACATGATATCCGATCCTTACAAGGTGCTTGGTGTTTCGCCAAATGCTTCGGATGAAGAAATTACAAAAGCCTATCGTAAATTGGCAAAAAAGTACCA includes these proteins:
- a CDS encoding class I adenylate-forming enzyme family protein, coding for MPVTELLSFNARKYGQEKCLTEINMDLQEYHHVRWMDYELIENSPAGEYRREMTWKVFDEKANRFANLLLQRGIHKEDKAAILLMNCLEWLPIYFGILKAGAVAVPLNFRYTAEEIKYCLERSDASVLVFGSEFTDRMEAIQDQIPQVRLLFFAGEERPLFAESYDRLTANCCSEDPGIPIADEEEAAIYFSSGTTGFPKAILHTHGNLLSACYTEQKHHGQTHGDNFLCIPPLYHTGAKMHWFGSLLTGSRAVLLRGLKPEWILRTISEEAVTIVWLLVPWAQDILDAIEQGEVNLSDYDLSHWRLMHIGAQPVPPSLIRRWKKYFPNHQYDTNYGLSESVGPGCIHLGVENIKKVGAIGKPGYRWNARIVDENGDSAADGAVGELEVKGPGVMKCYYKDPEATAAVLRDGWLRTGDMARRDEDGFIYLVDRKKDVIISGGENLYPIQIENFLRSHRGIRDVAVIGLPDSRLGEIAAAVIERKPFWHGTEREIMEYCSSLPRYKRPKKIIFDKVPRNPTGKIEKMRLRAKYGATCLVAAQSAR
- the dnaK gene encoding molecular chaperone DnaK; its protein translation is MAKLIGIDLGTTNSCVATMEGNESIILPNAEGERTTPSVVAFSKTGERLVGQLAKRQAVINHERTISSIKRKMGSDYHVAIDGKKYSPQEISAMILQKLKIDAESYLGEKVTDAVITVPAYFTDAQRQATKDAGKIAGLNVQRIINEPTAAALAYGVDKETSQKVMVYDLGGGTFDVSILDINNGVIEVLATAGNNQLGGDDFDNCIVDYLINEFKREHRFNLSKDPTALQRVREAAEKAKIELSGVTSTTINLPFLVARGKEPLHMNMTLTRAKFDELTSHLVDATMNPVRQAMEDSGLSRDAVSKVLLVGGSSRIPAVQKAVRNFTGKEPFKGINPDECVAMGAALQAGVLAGDVKSLLLLDITPLSLGIETLGGVYTKIIDRNTTLPIKKSQVFTTAANFQTSVDIHVLQGEREMAKYNKTLGRFKLKGIRRAPRGVPQIEVTFSIDANGIVNVSARDLGTGKAQDITITASSNLSQAEIDQAVRDAQEYAAEDTRHKEEVNALNEAEQLIYRASAIMKKLDKNDRAQLKDAVKRTQKSMKSKDNSQVLAACQELSSVLETMEQKVPHDTKEK
- a CDS encoding DUF5685 family protein; amino-acid sequence: MGDNVFGYIVANIDKLTPEEKKRYRGCYCGLCKALGDRHGLISRMTLNYDMTFLVLFLSSLYEPKTTVKTERCMIHPLKPHEYWQNDVAAYAADMNIVLSYYDLLDDWKDDKKVLSLLESGLLEQEFQKTVSRYPDKSAVIQENLRKLSDMEISGEINPDLPANCFGDIMGEVFVPKQDEFSEKLRAFGKSLGRFIYIMDACLDLESDIRKERYNPMTMHSSEDFSSVLNLMMADCTERYKSLPLDRDQNLIENILYSGVWTRLVFKNKKRNERLKT